From Scleropages formosus chromosome 25, fSclFor1.1, whole genome shotgun sequence, a single genomic window includes:
- the LOC108928138 gene encoding calpain small subunit 1-like, which yields MFQAKRLIGGLIDILSPADASQFAPSDPPPPRRPLAYAEQNETEEERQFRKIFKQLAGDDMEISPCELKNILNSIITKRTDLKTDGFSIESCRGMVAVMDHDNTGKLGFHEFKHLWNNIKKWQGVYKSYDQDRSGVIGADELPAAFRAAGFPLSDVQYQMIVRRYSDENGNMDFDNYIGCLVRLDAMCRAFKTLDVDNNGTIKLNLQEWLQMTMH from the exons ATGTTTCAGGCAAAGAGATTAATTGGTGGCCTCATAGATATCTTAAG CCCTGCTGACGCCAGTCAGTTTGCGCCTTCAGACCCT CCTCCACCTCGTAGGCCACTGGCGTATGCAGAGCAGAATGAGACTGAAGAGGAAAGGCAGTTCCGAAAGATCTTTAAACAGCTTGCTGGTGAT GACATGGAAATCAGCCCCTGTGAGCTGAAGAACATTCTAAACTCAATTATTACAAAAC gtACTGATTTGAAGACGGATGGTTTCAGCATTGAGTCCtgcaggggcatggtggcagtCATGGAT CATGACAACACGGGTAAACTGGGCTTCCATGAGTTCAAACATCTGTGGAACAACATCAAGAAATGGCAG GGGGTCTACAAGTCTTATGATCAAGACAGATCTGGAGTTATAGGTGCAGATGAGCTCCCCGCTGCCTTCAGAGCTGCAG GTTTCCCTTTGAGTGATGTGCAGTACCAGATGATAGTTCGTAGATACAGTGATGAAAACGGCAACATGGATTTTGACAACTACATTGGTTGCCTTGTGAGGCTGGATGCCATGTGTC GTGCCTTCAAAACTCTTGATGTGGACAACAATGGAACCATTAAGCTTAATCTtcaagag TGGCTGCAGATGACCATGCACTAA